From Streptomyces sp. NBC_01460, a single genomic window includes:
- a CDS encoding HAD family hydrolase yields the protein MVTPPAAHTLVATDLDGTLLRSDDTVSPRSRAALARATSAGARHLIVTGRPVPGIRALLADLGYDGLVVCGQGAQLYDAGSGRLLRSVTLDRELADTALGKIEAEVGPVSAAVDQDGTDGRTLTEPGYLMPHPSLPAQRAGLRSELWAAPVIKVLIRHPELTDDELAASARGAVGDLASVTMAGPGTVELAPYGVDKGTGISLAAGMLDLDPAGAVAFGDMPNDLPMFRLCGHGVAMGNAHPALRAEADEITGSNEEDGVASVLERLFG from the coding sequence ATGGTCACGCCACCCGCCGCACACACCCTCGTCGCCACGGATCTGGACGGCACGCTGCTGCGTTCCGACGACACCGTGAGCCCCCGCTCCCGCGCCGCCCTCGCCCGCGCCACGTCGGCCGGCGCGCGGCATCTGATCGTCACGGGCCGCCCGGTGCCCGGGATACGCGCCCTGCTCGCGGACCTCGGCTACGACGGCCTCGTGGTCTGCGGCCAAGGCGCCCAGCTGTACGACGCGGGCTCGGGCCGCCTGCTGCGCTCGGTGACGCTGGACCGGGAACTGGCCGACACCGCGCTCGGCAAGATCGAGGCCGAGGTGGGGCCGGTGTCCGCCGCGGTGGACCAGGACGGCACCGACGGCCGGACCCTGACCGAGCCGGGTTACCTCATGCCGCACCCCTCACTCCCCGCACAGCGGGCCGGGCTCCGCTCGGAGCTGTGGGCCGCCCCGGTCATCAAGGTCCTGATACGCCACCCGGAGCTGACGGACGACGAACTGGCCGCGTCCGCCCGCGGCGCGGTCGGCGATCTGGCGTCCGTGACGATGGCGGGCCCGGGAACGGTGGAGCTGGCGCCGTACGGCGTGGACAAGGGCACCGGCATCTCCCTGGCCGCGGGGATGCTGGACCTCGACCCGGCCGGGGCGGTGGCCTTCGGCGACATGCCCAACGACCTGCCGATGTTCCGGCTCTGCGGCCACGGCGTGGCGATGGGCAACGCCCACCCCGCGCTCCGGGCCGAGGCGGACGAGATCACCGGGTCCAACGAGGAGGACGGGGTGGCCTCGGTGCTGGAGCGCCTGTTCGGCTGA
- a CDS encoding 2-oxoacid:ferredoxin oxidoreductase subunit beta — protein sequence MPDTNELLQLVPKAEGAQSMKDFKSDQEVRWCPGCGDYAVLAAVQGFMPELGLAKENITFVSGIGCSSRFPYYMNTYGMHSIHGRAPSIATGLATSRRDLSVWVVTGDGDALSIGGNHLIHALRRNVNLKILLFNNRIYGLTKGQYSPTSEVGKITKSTPMGSLDAPFNPVSLALGAEASFVARTVDSDRKHLTSVLRAAADHPGTALVEIYQNCNIYNDGAFEVLKDRERAEEAVIRLEHGKPILFGSEGSKGVVRDPLTGDLSVVAVTEDNQSQILVHDAHNPSPTTAFALSRLADADTLHHTPIGVLRSVERPVYDVLMSDQLDASIDLHGKGDLNALLAGSDTWTVVG from the coding sequence ATGCCTGACACCAACGAGCTCCTCCAGCTGGTCCCCAAGGCCGAGGGCGCGCAGTCCATGAAGGACTTCAAGTCCGACCAGGAGGTGCGCTGGTGCCCGGGCTGCGGTGACTACGCGGTCCTCGCGGCCGTGCAGGGCTTCATGCCCGAGCTGGGGCTGGCCAAGGAGAACATCACGTTCGTCTCCGGCATCGGCTGCTCCTCCCGCTTCCCGTACTACATGAACACCTACGGGATGCACTCCATCCACGGCCGCGCCCCCTCCATCGCCACGGGCCTGGCCACCTCCCGCCGTGACCTGTCCGTCTGGGTCGTCACCGGCGACGGCGACGCGCTGTCCATCGGCGGGAACCACCTCATCCACGCCCTGCGCCGCAACGTCAACCTCAAGATCCTGCTGTTCAACAACCGGATCTACGGACTGACCAAGGGCCAGTACAGCCCGACCTCCGAGGTCGGCAAGATCACCAAGTCGACGCCGATGGGCTCGCTCGACGCGCCCTTCAACCCGGTCTCCCTCGCCCTGGGCGCCGAGGCCTCCTTCGTCGCCCGCACCGTCGACTCCGACCGCAAGCACCTCACGAGCGTGCTCCGCGCCGCCGCCGACCACCCGGGCACCGCGCTCGTGGAGATCTACCAGAACTGCAACATCTACAACGACGGCGCCTTCGAGGTCCTCAAGGACAGGGAGAGGGCCGAGGAGGCGGTCATCCGCCTCGAACACGGCAAGCCGATCCTCTTCGGCTCGGAAGGCTCCAAGGGTGTCGTACGCGACCCCCTGACGGGTGACCTGAGCGTGGTCGCGGTCACCGAGGACAACCAGTCGCAGATCCTGGTGCACGACGCCCACAACCCCAGCCCCACGACCGCGTTCGCGCTGTCCCGGCTGGCCGACGCCGACACCCTGCACCACACGCCGATCGGCGTCCTGCGCAGTGTGGAGCGCCCGGTCTACGACGTGCTCATGTCCGACCAGCTCGACGCCTCGATCGACCTGCACGGCAAGGGCGACCTGAACGCCCTGCTGGCCGGCAGCGACACCTGGACCGTCGTCGGCTGA
- a CDS encoding flavodoxin family protein encodes MAARSFLFVLGSSRPDGNTETLTRIAAEQLPTDTGQHWLSLRELPLPEFEDVRHPERRHAPPGGNAGTLLRATLDATDVVIASPLYWYSVSSSTKRYLDHWSHWLRTPGADFRRRMAGKTLWGVTALADSDPAVAEPLAGTLRISAEYLGMRWGGVLLGTGSKPGDVLSDTAATTRAKTFFS; translated from the coding sequence ATGGCAGCACGCTCTTTCCTCTTCGTACTCGGCAGCAGCCGGCCCGACGGCAACACCGAGACGCTCACGCGGATCGCCGCCGAACAGCTCCCCACGGACACCGGGCAGCATTGGCTGAGCCTGCGGGAGCTCCCGCTGCCCGAGTTCGAGGACGTGCGCCACCCCGAACGCCGTCACGCCCCTCCCGGCGGCAACGCCGGGACCCTGCTCCGGGCCACGCTGGACGCCACCGACGTGGTGATCGCGTCGCCGCTCTACTGGTACTCGGTCTCCTCGTCCACCAAGCGGTACCTGGACCACTGGTCGCACTGGCTGAGGACGCCCGGGGCCGACTTCAGGCGGAGGATGGCGGGCAAGACCCTCTGGGGGGTCACGGCCCTCGCGGACAGCGACCCCGCGGTCGCCGAGCCGCTGGCGGGCACCCTGCGGATCTCGGCGGAGTACCTGGGGATGCGGTGGGGCGGGGTGCTGCTGGGCACCGGCAGCAAGCCCGGCGACGTGCTGTCGGACACCGCCGCCACCACCCGGGCGAAGACCTTCTTCAGCTGA
- a CDS encoding ABC transporter permease, with translation MSQADLMAVAVPRAPRRALWTFGILRSELATMLRRWRTLALLGVLAAVPVLIGVAVRIETGDGPGGGPGGGGGGPAFLAQVTNNGLFLVFAALSATLPVFLPMAVGVVAGDSVAGEASGGTLRYLLVAPAGRTRLLLAKYASVLVFCLAATLVVAASALATGALLFPVGEVTTISGTRIGFGEGLLRAGLIAVVVAASLIGFAALGLFVSTLTNSGIAAMAATVGVLITVQILDTMPQLDGIHPYLFPHYWLSFTDLLREPVYWDEIVRNLGLQGLYAAVFGSAAWARFSAKDISV, from the coding sequence ATGTCGCAGGCTGACCTCATGGCCGTCGCCGTGCCCCGTGCCCCGCGCCGGGCGCTGTGGACCTTCGGGATCCTCCGCTCCGAGCTGGCCACCATGCTCCGGCGGTGGCGCACCCTGGCCCTGCTCGGGGTGCTGGCCGCCGTGCCCGTCCTCATCGGGGTCGCCGTCCGGATCGAGACGGGCGACGGACCGGGGGGCGGGCCGGGTGGCGGAGGCGGCGGGCCGGCCTTCCTCGCCCAGGTCACCAACAACGGTCTCTTCCTGGTCTTCGCGGCGCTCTCCGCGACGCTGCCCGTCTTCCTCCCGATGGCCGTCGGCGTCGTGGCGGGGGACTCCGTGGCGGGCGAGGCGAGCGGCGGCACACTGCGCTACCTGCTGGTCGCCCCGGCGGGCCGCACCCGTCTGCTGCTCGCGAAGTACGCCTCCGTGCTGGTCTTCTGCCTGGCCGCCACCCTGGTCGTCGCGGCATCGGCGCTCGCGACCGGTGCGCTGCTCTTCCCCGTCGGCGAGGTCACGACGATCTCGGGGACCCGGATCGGCTTCGGCGAAGGGCTCCTGCGGGCCGGACTGATCGCGGTCGTGGTGGCGGCGTCCCTCATCGGGTTCGCGGCCCTGGGCCTCTTCGTCTCGACCCTCACCAACAGCGGGATCGCGGCGATGGCGGCCACGGTGGGAGTGCTCATCACCGTGCAGATCCTGGACACGATGCCGCAGCTGGACGGGATCCACCCGTATCTCTTCCCGCACTACTGGCTGTCCTTCACGGACCTGCTGCGCGAGCCGGTCTACTGGGACGAGATCGTCAGGAACCTGGGTCTGCAGGGGCTGTACGCGGCGGTGTTCGGCTCGGCGGCCTGGGCGCGGTTCTCGGCGAAGGACATCAGCGTCTGA
- a CDS encoding CGNR zinc finger domain-containing protein: MNGAATGTPEPGLILRTPRGRVFRFDPGALCLELLLTSDPGGLPWHYETLGEPADLVRWAQESRLPDGLRLAVDAAELDRARELRGALWRMTMSRARGDGLAPADTDLVNTVAARSPLVAAMTPGGERRWAPEASGTALLSTVARDAVDLFTGPYAHRIRVCEAHDCALHFVDTSRPGRRRWCAMGRCGNLNKVRAHRARHTAPGDAGE, encoded by the coding sequence ATGAATGGTGCGGCAACGGGCACGCCGGAACCGGGGCTGATTCTTCGTACACCCCGAGGCCGCGTCTTCCGCTTCGATCCGGGCGCCCTCTGCCTGGAGTTGCTGCTCACCAGCGATCCGGGCGGCCTGCCCTGGCACTACGAGACCCTGGGCGAACCCGCCGACCTGGTGCGCTGGGCGCAGGAGAGCCGGCTGCCGGACGGACTGCGGCTCGCCGTCGACGCGGCCGAGCTCGACCGCGCCCGTGAACTACGGGGCGCGCTCTGGCGGATGACCATGTCCCGGGCCCGGGGTGACGGCCTCGCCCCGGCCGACACGGACCTGGTGAACACCGTGGCGGCCCGTTCGCCGCTGGTGGCCGCCATGACGCCCGGCGGCGAGCGGAGGTGGGCGCCGGAGGCGAGCGGCACGGCGCTGCTGTCGACGGTCGCCCGTGACGCCGTGGACCTGTTCACCGGCCCGTACGCCCACCGGATCCGTGTGTGCGAGGCCCATGACTGCGCCCTGCACTTCGTCGACACCTCCCGGCCCGGCAGGCGGCGCTGGTGCGCGATGGGCCGGTGCGGGAACCTCAACAAGGTGCGGGCGCACCGCGCCCGCCACACCGCACCCGGCGACGCCGGGGAGTGA
- a CDS encoding FAD-dependent monooxygenase: protein MTDVLIVGAGPTGLTLACDLARRGLTIRIVDKSPGHPRSSRAKGPNARSLEVLEDLGVVEAVLAAGSAPLPMRKYRDGVPVADTDPYAGSAPTPDAPYDRGRLIAQWRLEEILRDRLAGYGVAVETGTEVVGLTDDGTSVTVALADGSSTSARYVAGCDGAHSRVRKLLGVPFEGETAEDQVMVCGDVEIDPGVLDRGIWHQWFDEDGAVMLCPVPGTRAAWWFQSGPERDADGRPLAPSADGFRRLFARHTRLPAAHLTEATLLSTYRVNVRMADRYRVGRVFLAGDAAHVHAIAGGLGMNTGIQDAFNLGWKLAQVLRGRSGTELLDTYEEERLPVAAWTLDLTSERLRATLEAIRKPGGGLDSAITPSTSGLDRGYRWSSLAHPGGDGDALRSGDRAPDAPCAVAATGAPTRLFRSFAGPHLTVLGFGAGTEGVLRAAASAHGDAVRAVRVYGADAPEPGTEAAGPDALHDREGLARTAYGVGRDTVVVIRPDNHVGLISDTDGFDAVHRYLEALDGVRKPDPMSVAGMVDGTRKG from the coding sequence ATGACCGACGTACTGATCGTGGGCGCGGGCCCGACCGGACTGACTCTGGCGTGCGATCTCGCCAGGCGCGGCCTCACCATCCGGATCGTGGACAAGTCGCCCGGCCACCCGCGCAGTTCGCGGGCCAAGGGGCCCAACGCCCGCTCCCTGGAGGTGCTGGAGGACCTGGGCGTCGTCGAGGCGGTGCTGGCGGCGGGCTCGGCGCCGCTCCCGATGCGCAAGTACCGCGACGGCGTCCCCGTCGCCGACACCGACCCGTACGCCGGCTCCGCGCCGACGCCGGACGCGCCCTACGACCGGGGCCGGCTGATCGCGCAGTGGCGGCTGGAGGAGATCCTGCGCGACCGCCTCGCCGGGTACGGCGTGGCCGTGGAGACGGGCACCGAGGTCGTGGGCCTCACCGACGACGGCACCTCCGTGACCGTCGCCCTCGCCGACGGCTCCAGCACCTCGGCCCGTTACGTGGCGGGCTGCGACGGGGCACACAGCCGCGTACGGAAACTGCTCGGCGTCCCCTTCGAGGGGGAGACGGCCGAGGACCAGGTGATGGTCTGCGGCGACGTCGAGATCGATCCGGGTGTGCTGGACCGGGGCATCTGGCACCAGTGGTTCGACGAGGACGGCGCGGTCATGCTCTGCCCCGTTCCCGGGACCCGGGCGGCCTGGTGGTTCCAGTCGGGCCCCGAGCGGGACGCCGACGGCCGGCCCCTCGCCCCCTCGGCCGACGGCTTCCGGCGGCTCTTCGCCCGGCACACCCGGCTTCCGGCCGCCCACCTCACCGAGGCCACCCTGCTCTCGACGTACCGCGTCAACGTGCGCATGGCGGACCGCTACCGGGTCGGCAGGGTTTTCCTGGCCGGGGACGCCGCCCATGTGCACGCGATCGCGGGCGGGCTGGGCATGAACACCGGCATCCAGGACGCGTTCAACCTCGGCTGGAAGCTCGCCCAGGTGCTGCGGGGACGGTCGGGCACGGAGCTGCTGGACACCTACGAGGAGGAGCGGCTCCCGGTCGCCGCCTGGACGCTGGACCTCACGTCGGAGCGACTGCGGGCCACGCTGGAGGCGATCAGGAAGCCGGGCGGCGGGCTCGACAGCGCGATCACACCCTCGACGAGCGGGCTCGACCGCGGCTACCGGTGGAGCTCGCTCGCCCACCCCGGCGGCGACGGCGACGCCCTGCGGTCCGGCGACCGCGCCCCGGACGCGCCCTGCGCCGTGGCGGCGACCGGCGCGCCCACCCGCCTCTTCCGCTCCTTCGCCGGGCCGCACCTCACCGTCCTGGGCTTCGGCGCCGGCACCGAGGGGGTGCTGCGGGCCGCGGCCTCGGCCCACGGTGACGCGGTGCGCGCCGTGCGGGTGTACGGCGCCGACGCCCCGGAACCCGGGACGGAGGCGGCCGGTCCGGACGCCCTGCACGACCGGGAGGGGCTCGCCCGCACGGCGTACGGCGTCGGCCGGGACACCGTCGTCGTGATCCGGCCGGACAACCACGTGGGGCTGATCTCGGACACGGACGGCTTCGACGCGGTGCACCGGTATCTGGAGGCGCTGGACGGCGTGCGGAAGCCCGATCCGATGAGTGTGGCAGGCATGGTGGACGGCACCCGCAAAGGCTGA
- a CDS encoding SRPBCC domain-containing protein → MPTGLTQDAGWEIGVSRTLPLPADALWDFVAGEEGVALWLGPGVTLPTEKGAAYRTAEGVEGEIRSYRPGDRVRLTHGPTTVQVAVAPGVRDGRSVLRFHQEHLTSAEEREERRAHWKGVMDRVEAALG, encoded by the coding sequence ATGCCGACCGGACTCACACAGGACGCGGGATGGGAGATCGGTGTCTCCCGGACCCTGCCCCTGCCCGCGGACGCGCTCTGGGACTTCGTCGCGGGGGAGGAGGGGGTGGCCCTCTGGCTCGGGCCCGGGGTGACGCTGCCCACCGAGAAGGGCGCCGCCTACCGCACGGCCGAGGGGGTCGAGGGCGAGATCCGCAGCTACCGCCCCGGAGACCGCGTCCGCCTCACCCACGGGCCGACGACCGTGCAGGTCGCCGTGGCGCCCGGCGTCCGGGACGGCAGGTCCGTCCTCCGCTTCCACCAGGAGCACCTGACGAGCGCGGAGGAACGCGAGGAGCGGCGCGCCCACTGGAAGGGCGTGATGGACCGGGTCGAGGCCGCGCTCGGCTGA
- a CDS encoding winged helix-turn-helix transcriptional regulator — MNVSPVRSSDVNQPMCPSRLVLEHVTSRWGVLVLAELLERSYRFSELRRAVGGVSEKMLAQTLQTLERDGFVHRDAKPVIPPRVDYSLTPLGREAAEQVWGLARWAERRLGAVETAREAYDEARP; from the coding sequence ATGAACGTAAGCCCGGTGAGGTCCTCCGACGTCAACCAGCCGATGTGTCCCTCCCGGCTGGTGCTGGAGCACGTCACCAGCCGCTGGGGGGTGCTGGTGCTGGCCGAGCTGCTGGAGCGTTCGTACCGCTTCAGCGAGCTGCGCCGCGCCGTCGGGGGCGTGAGCGAGAAGATGCTGGCCCAGACCCTGCAGACACTGGAGCGCGACGGGTTCGTGCACCGGGACGCCAAGCCCGTGATCCCGCCGAGGGTGGACTACTCGCTCACCCCGCTCGGCAGGGAGGCCGCGGAGCAGGTCTGGGGACTGGCCCGGTGGGCGGAGCGCCGGCTGGGCGCGGTGGAGACGGCCCGCGAGGCGTACGACGAAGCCCGGCCCTGA
- a CDS encoding SDR family oxidoreductase, producing MSIVVTGATGQLGRLVVERLLATVPAESVAAVVRDREKAASLAARGVEIRVADYDRPETLADAFRAGDRVLFVSGSEAGRRVPQHTAVIDAAKAAGVAQLAYTGVLGGPDADFLLAAEHKVTEQLILDSGVPYTFLRNGWYTENYTANLGPVLEHGAVVANAGEGRVASATRADYADAAAAVLTGEGHIGAAYELSGDVAWSLSEYAAVVAAASGKEIVYTEVPAEVHQEILVKAGLPEPFAAILVDVDEAIARGLLAGTSGDLARLIGRPTTPLAETVAAALAA from the coding sequence ATGAGCATCGTCGTCACCGGAGCAACCGGACAGCTCGGCCGTCTCGTCGTCGAGCGGCTGCTCGCCACCGTCCCGGCGGAGTCGGTCGCCGCGGTCGTCCGCGACCGGGAGAAGGCCGCATCGCTCGCCGCCCGAGGTGTCGAGATCCGCGTCGCCGACTACGACCGGCCCGAGACCCTCGCCGACGCGTTCCGGGCGGGCGACCGCGTGCTGTTCGTCTCCGGCAGCGAGGCCGGCAGGCGCGTACCTCAGCACACGGCCGTCATCGACGCCGCGAAGGCGGCAGGCGTCGCGCAGCTGGCCTACACCGGGGTGCTGGGCGGCCCCGACGCGGACTTCCTGCTGGCGGCCGAGCACAAGGTGACCGAGCAGCTGATCCTGGACTCCGGAGTCCCGTACACCTTCCTGCGCAACGGCTGGTACACCGAGAACTACACGGCGAACCTCGGACCCGTCCTGGAGCACGGCGCCGTCGTCGCCAACGCCGGCGAGGGCCGTGTCGCCTCCGCCACCCGGGCCGACTACGCGGACGCCGCCGCCGCCGTACTGACCGGCGAGGGGCACATCGGCGCGGCGTACGAGCTGAGCGGCGACGTCGCCTGGTCGCTGTCCGAGTACGCCGCCGTGGTGGCCGCCGCGTCCGGCAAGGAGATCGTGTACACCGAGGTGCCGGCGGAGGTGCACCAGGAGATCCTCGTCAAGGCCGGACTGCCCGAGCCCTTCGCCGCGATCCTCGTCGATGTGGACGAGGCCATCGCGCGCGGCCTGCTCGCCGGGACGAGCGGTGACCTGGCCCGCCTGATCGGCCGGCCGACCACCCCGCTGGCCGAGACGGTCGCCGCGGCACTGGCCGCCTGA
- a CDS encoding VOC family protein: MTLHWKLVIDATDPHTQADFWAEALGYLVEDNSVLIDELLQAGVVTEADTVEPHGRHAWRDLAAARHPDDPYDEKSGAGLGRRLLFQRVPEAKTVKNRLHIDVHAAPGRREAETERLVGLGASVLRLVEEPGGTWQVLLDPEGNEFCVQ; encoded by the coding sequence ATGACACTGCACTGGAAGCTCGTCATCGATGCCACCGACCCGCACACCCAGGCCGACTTCTGGGCCGAGGCCCTCGGCTACCTCGTGGAGGACAACAGCGTCCTGATCGACGAGCTGCTGCAGGCCGGTGTCGTGACCGAGGCCGACACGGTCGAGCCGCACGGCCGCCACGCCTGGCGCGACCTCGCCGCGGCACGGCATCCCGACGACCCGTACGACGAGAAGAGCGGCGCGGGGCTCGGCCGCCGGCTGCTCTTCCAGCGCGTACCGGAGGCCAAGACGGTCAAGAACCGCCTCCACATCGACGTCCACGCGGCCCCCGGCCGGCGCGAGGCCGAGACGGAACGACTGGTGGGGCTGGGCGCGAGCGTGCTGCGGCTCGTCGAGGAGCCCGGGGGGACGTGGCAGGTGCTCCTGGACCCGGAGGGCAACGAATTCTGCGTCCAGTGA
- the rarD gene encoding EamA family transporter RarD, whose translation MKGKNEQRAGLLYGVAAYGMWGLVPLFWPLLEPSGAVEILAHRMVWSLGVVGVALLVLRRWAWIGELIRQPRRVGLITLAASVISVNWGLYIWSVNNGHVVEASLGYFINPLVTIAMGVLLLGERLRPVQWTAVATGFAAVLVLAIGYGQPPWISLVLAFSFATYGLIKKKVGMGGLESLAAETAVLFLPALGFLLWLGASGDATFLSGGAGHGALLAATGLVTAIPLVSFGAAAIRVPLSVLGLLQYLAPVFQFALGILYFHEEMPPERWAGFALVWVALMLLTWDALRTSRRTRAEALRLAVRAAEAAGPVGTASASAPDTDTPAMK comes from the coding sequence GTGAAGGGGAAGAACGAGCAGCGGGCAGGCCTGCTGTACGGAGTCGCTGCGTACGGGATGTGGGGGCTCGTCCCCCTCTTCTGGCCGCTGCTCGAACCGTCGGGGGCGGTGGAGATCCTCGCCCACCGGATGGTCTGGTCGCTGGGCGTCGTCGGCGTGGCCCTGCTGGTCCTGCGCCGCTGGGCGTGGATCGGCGAGCTGATACGGCAGCCCCGGCGGGTGGGGCTCATCACGCTCGCCGCGTCCGTGATCTCCGTCAACTGGGGCCTGTACATCTGGTCCGTCAACAACGGCCACGTCGTCGAGGCGTCGCTGGGCTACTTCATCAATCCGCTGGTCACGATCGCCATGGGCGTCCTGCTGCTCGGCGAGCGGCTGCGCCCGGTCCAGTGGACCGCGGTGGCGACCGGCTTCGCGGCGGTGCTCGTCCTGGCGATCGGCTACGGGCAGCCGCCGTGGATCTCGCTGGTGCTGGCGTTCTCGTTCGCGACGTACGGCCTGATCAAGAAGAAGGTCGGCATGGGCGGCCTGGAGTCCCTCGCCGCCGAGACCGCTGTGCTCTTCCTGCCCGCGCTCGGCTTCCTGCTGTGGCTCGGGGCGAGCGGCGACGCGACGTTCCTCTCCGGGGGTGCGGGGCACGGCGCCCTCCTCGCCGCGACGGGACTCGTGACCGCGATCCCGCTCGTCTCGTTCGGCGCCGCGGCGATCCGGGTGCCGCTGTCGGTGCTGGGCCTGTTGCAGTATCTGGCGCCGGTGTTCCAGTTCGCGCTCGGCATCCTGTACTTCCACGAGGAGATGCCGCCCGAGCGGTGGGCCGGTTTCGCGCTGGTCTGGGTGGCCCTGATGCTGCTGACCTGGGACGCGCTGCGGACGTCACGGCGCACGAGGGCGGAGGCACTGCGCCTGGCCGTGCGGGCCGCGGAAGCCGCCGGTCCGGTCGGGACGGCGTCCGCCTCGGCGCCGGACACGGACACCCCCGCCATGAAATAG
- a CDS encoding TetR/AcrR family transcriptional regulator: MITSPSSLRRSERSRRATLDAALELCTEKGYGRVTVEAIAARAGVSKKTIYRWWPSKGAVVLEAFAGMLVGATPFIDTGDIEADLRTHLTSLVRLISTPPYGPAYAGILSELHHDEDLARAVREQLVGPRVDAAVGRLRRAQEQGQIPAGADLPLAVEMLYGPVYYRHVLRKPAQDEATIAALVSHVLRSLGSGGVRGPGCLS; the protein is encoded by the coding sequence ATGATCACATCGCCGAGTTCCCTGCGCCGCAGCGAGAGGTCGCGGCGGGCGACGCTGGACGCCGCTCTGGAGCTGTGTACGGAGAAGGGGTACGGGCGGGTCACCGTCGAGGCCATCGCGGCACGCGCCGGGGTGAGCAAGAAGACGATCTACCGCTGGTGGCCGTCGAAGGGCGCGGTGGTGCTGGAGGCGTTCGCCGGCATGCTCGTCGGCGCCACACCGTTCATCGACACCGGGGACATCGAGGCGGACCTGCGGACCCACCTCACCAGTCTGGTGAGGCTGATCTCCACTCCGCCCTACGGGCCGGCCTACGCCGGGATCCTGTCGGAGCTCCACCACGACGAGGACCTGGCGCGAGCCGTCCGCGAGCAGCTCGTCGGCCCCCGGGTCGACGCCGCCGTGGGACGACTGCGCCGCGCCCAGGAGCAGGGGCAGATCCCGGCCGGCGCGGACCTCCCCCTCGCGGTCGAGATGCTCTACGGCCCCGTCTACTACCGCCACGTGCTGCGGAAGCCGGCCCAGGACGAGGCGACGATCGCCGCCCTCGTCTCCCACGTCCTGCGGTCCCTGGGCTCCGGAGGTGTCCGGGGGCCGGGGTGCCTCAGCTGA